A region of uncultured Anaeromusa sp. DNA encodes the following proteins:
- a CDS encoding protein-glutamate O-methyltransferase CheR has product MEQDWEAFKQKFNTKAGIDLSYYKRAQMQRRITNLMNRHGHSSYMEFFSQLEKDPKAYKEFIEYITINVTEFFRTPEKFEELEKKVLADLLKRSSKLNIWSAGCSMGAEPYSLSMILADLTPSMRHRILATDLDEEVLGKAREGKFSANEYKNISSSRASKYFTKEGDRYVVVPDIRSRVEFKKHNLLLDKFENSFDLILCRNVVIYFTEEAKDALYRRFLEALKPGGVLFVGGTEAILNFRDIGYQSYMPFFYQKPF; this is encoded by the coding sequence ATGGAACAGGATTGGGAAGCGTTTAAACAGAAATTCAACACCAAAGCCGGTATTGATTTGAGTTATTACAAGCGGGCGCAGATGCAGCGGCGTATCACAAACCTGATGAACCGTCATGGGCATAGCAGCTATATGGAGTTCTTTTCTCAACTAGAAAAAGATCCAAAAGCATACAAAGAATTTATCGAGTACATCACGATTAACGTGACAGAATTTTTCAGGACGCCCGAGAAATTTGAAGAACTGGAGAAAAAAGTTCTTGCAGATCTGCTTAAGCGCAGCTCGAAGCTCAATATTTGGAGCGCTGGTTGTTCTATGGGGGCAGAGCCGTACTCGTTGTCCATGATTTTGGCGGACTTGACGCCAAGTATGCGGCATCGCATTTTAGCGACCGATTTGGATGAGGAAGTGCTGGGCAAAGCTAGAGAAGGTAAGTTCAGTGCGAACGAATACAAGAATATTTCTTCCAGCCGAGCTTCTAAATATTTTACCAAGGAAGGAGACCGCTATGTAGTGGTCCCAGATATTCGTTCACGGGTGGAATTTAAGAAGCACAATTTGCTGCTGGATAAATTTGAAAATAGTTTTGATCTCATTCTTTGCCGCAATGTGGTTATCTATTTTACGGAAGAAGCCAAAGACGCCCTTTATCGTCGCTTCTTAGAAGCGTTGAAGCCGGGCGGCGTTCTGTTTGTCGGCGGCACCGAGGCCATCTTGAATTTCCGCGACATTGGCTATCAAAGCTATATGCCCTTCTTCTACCAAAAACCGTTTTAA
- a CDS encoding MFS transporter yields the protein MFFVWPQWKKNLAALWFAQFSGMGAITGVLAFLPLYVEQLGISDPAAQEWWAGLLLGIAPLFAAISGPHWGAYADRKGRKLMLERVTVAFFLVMLAMAYASSVYEMLVLRALQGLFGGFTAAVLALVTSITPKEHIDFTMSVYQTAMIAGAAFGPLFGGFIADTLGYSESFLSFAALSILSLIIIHLGVQEDFQPQSTANRPSIGRQIRTMLAIPGLRAMLVIMFLIQFAIQVISPILPLYVQRLAVDPAYVASSVGAVVAAAALASAISSAAMGRLSQYWRYETTLLAASILSAFSFILQGLSGSVLSLGLTRALGGLFMGAMLPTVNALAYLLIPPDQRGLAFGVTSSAALVGNMIGPVAGGFLAITLGSRSVFWTTALLFLLLTGWIYVQRNRLRQKN from the coding sequence ATGTTTTTCGTCTGGCCCCAGTGGAAAAAAAATCTGGCCGCTCTCTGGTTCGCCCAGTTCAGCGGTATGGGAGCCATTACCGGCGTCTTAGCCTTTCTCCCTTTATATGTAGAGCAATTAGGTATCAGCGACCCGGCCGCCCAAGAGTGGTGGGCCGGGCTTCTTTTAGGCATCGCTCCGTTATTTGCCGCCATCTCCGGTCCCCATTGGGGCGCCTACGCAGACCGCAAAGGCCGCAAGCTCATGTTAGAACGCGTAACCGTCGCTTTTTTTCTGGTCATGCTGGCGATGGCCTATGCCAGCTCCGTCTATGAAATGCTGGTACTGCGAGCTTTGCAAGGACTTTTCGGCGGCTTTACCGCGGCGGTACTGGCTCTAGTCACCAGCATCACGCCTAAAGAACACATTGATTTTACCATGAGCGTATATCAAACCGCCATGATTGCAGGGGCCGCCTTTGGTCCTCTTTTTGGAGGTTTTATCGCCGATACCCTTGGTTATTCTGAATCCTTTCTGTCTTTTGCCGCCTTATCCATCTTGTCTCTTATCATCATTCACTTAGGCGTACAAGAAGACTTCCAACCGCAAAGCACGGCCAATCGCCCTTCTATCGGCCGCCAAATCCGTACCATGCTCGCCATTCCCGGTCTGCGAGCCATGTTGGTTATTATGTTTCTCATCCAATTCGCTATTCAGGTCATTTCTCCCATTCTGCCTTTATATGTGCAGCGTCTGGCCGTAGATCCAGCCTATGTAGCCAGCTCCGTCGGCGCGGTTGTAGCAGCCGCCGCGTTAGCTAGCGCCATTTCCTCCGCCGCCATGGGACGTCTCAGCCAATATTGGCGCTATGAAACAACCTTGTTGGCTGCCAGCATTCTGAGTGCATTTTCTTTTATCCTGCAGGGCCTATCTGGGAGCGTACTTTCTTTAGGTCTAACCAGAGCTCTGGGCGGCCTCTTCATGGGCGCTATGCTGCCCACGGTCAATGCCTTGGCATATCTGCTCATCCCCCCGGATCAGCGGGGCCTAGCCTTCGGCGTCACAAGCTCCGCCGCTCTCGTCGGCAACATGATTGGGCCGGTGGCTGGGGGTTTTCTCGCCATCACCTTAGGCTCTCGTTCCGTTTTTTGGACGACAGCGCTGCTCTTTTTACTGCTGACTGGCTGGATTTATGTACAAAGAAACCGCTTACGGCAAAAAAATTAG
- the alr gene encoding alanine racemase has translation MTRQAVWAEVDLGAVKDNVRHIRSTLRTGVQFCAVVKADAYGHGAVPVAKAVLEAGADRLAVAMLQEAVELRQAGIEVPILILGYTPPEEAAQVVAQNVTAAVYSLETAEALSCAAQQLGRNAVVHLKVDTGMGRIGVQPEEAGVFAAQVAALPGIDIEGAFSHFATADCADKSYAHEQFRRFQEALQNMEAYGVKVAIRHIANSAATLELPEYHLDMVRPGIILYGIWPSEEVKHSLPLRSAMSWKACVSHVKCVSSGSPVSYGCTYKAPRETCIATLPVGYADGWTRLLAGKAAISLAGMRVPVVGRICMDQCMVALPVAAKVTVGETALLFGPAGPTVEDVASWLGTIPYEVVCMVGKRVPRRYLKG, from the coding sequence ATGACGCGCCAGGCGGTTTGGGCGGAAGTAGATTTGGGGGCTGTCAAAGACAATGTGCGGCATATTCGCAGTACGTTGCGAACCGGTGTGCAGTTTTGTGCGGTTGTGAAAGCCGATGCCTATGGGCATGGCGCTGTGCCAGTGGCGAAAGCGGTGTTGGAAGCAGGCGCAGACCGGCTGGCTGTGGCGATGCTGCAAGAGGCCGTCGAATTGCGGCAGGCCGGTATTGAAGTTCCTATTCTAATTCTAGGCTATACACCGCCGGAGGAAGCGGCGCAAGTAGTGGCACAAAACGTCACTGCCGCTGTATATTCGTTAGAAACGGCGGAAGCCTTGTCGTGCGCCGCACAACAGTTGGGACGCAATGCAGTAGTGCATTTGAAAGTTGATACCGGTATGGGGCGCATCGGCGTCCAACCGGAAGAGGCGGGTGTTTTTGCGGCGCAAGTGGCCGCATTGCCTGGCATAGACATAGAAGGCGCTTTTTCGCATTTTGCAACGGCGGATTGTGCAGATAAAAGTTATGCTCATGAGCAATTCCGACGTTTTCAAGAGGCGCTGCAGAATATGGAAGCTTACGGTGTTAAGGTGGCTATTCGCCATATCGCCAACAGCGCGGCTACGCTGGAATTGCCGGAGTACCATCTGGATATGGTGCGTCCTGGTATTATTCTATACGGGATTTGGCCGTCGGAAGAAGTGAAGCATTCCTTGCCGTTGCGGTCCGCGATGTCATGGAAAGCCTGCGTCAGTCATGTGAAGTGTGTGTCCTCTGGAAGTCCGGTCAGCTATGGCTGCACCTACAAGGCCCCGCGGGAAACCTGTATTGCTACGTTGCCTGTAGGCTATGCAGATGGCTGGACACGGCTTTTGGCCGGTAAAGCGGCAATATCGTTGGCGGGTATGAGGGTTCCTGTGGTGGGGCGTATCTGCATGGACCAGTGCATGGTGGCTTTGCCTGTGGCGGCGAAGGTGACAGTGGGGGAAACCGCCCTTCTCTTCGGGCCGGCAGGGCCTACAGTGGAAGACGTGGCTAGCTGGTTGGGAACCATTCCTTATGAAGTGGTGTGCATGGTCGGCAAACGGGTGCCACGACGTTATTTAAAGGGTTGA
- the hypB gene encoding hydrogenase nickel incorporation protein HypB translates to MEIKVMSNILEKNEAVAARMRQLFAEKGILVLNLMGSPGCGKTTLLENTIAALKARLRVAVIEGDLFTDKDARRIEQLHVPVIQINTEGGCHLEAAMVEEAVNSLDLDELDLVLVENVGNLVCPAEFDIGEDAKIVVLSVTEGDDKPAKYPIAFNVSKAAVINKMDLLPHTSFDMELAEHDIKSANSDILLFKTSCRGGQTTGLSSWLNWVKDEVRRKKQQVKGE, encoded by the coding sequence ATGGAAATTAAAGTTATGAGCAATATTTTAGAGAAAAATGAAGCCGTTGCGGCTCGTATGCGGCAGCTCTTTGCGGAAAAGGGCATTTTGGTATTGAATTTGATGGGGTCTCCTGGCTGCGGTAAGACGACGCTGTTGGAAAACACCATTGCTGCGCTAAAGGCGCGTTTGCGCGTGGCGGTCATTGAAGGAGACCTGTTTACCGATAAAGATGCCCGCCGCATTGAGCAACTGCATGTGCCGGTAATTCAAATCAACACCGAAGGTGGCTGCCATTTGGAAGCGGCTATGGTGGAAGAGGCTGTTAACTCCCTCGACCTCGACGAATTGGACCTGGTGCTGGTGGAAAATGTAGGGAATTTAGTTTGCCCGGCGGAATTTGATATTGGCGAAGATGCTAAGATCGTAGTTCTCAGCGTGACTGAAGGTGACGACAAACCAGCGAAATATCCGATTGCCTTTAATGTATCTAAAGCGGCGGTTATTAATAAAATGGATTTGCTGCCCCATACGTCTTTTGATATGGAACTGGCGGAGCATGATATCAAAAGTGCCAACAGTGACATCCTTCTCTTTAAAACGTCCTGCCGTGGCGGTCAAACAACTGGCTTAAGCTCCTGGCTCAATTGGGTTAAAGACGAAGTGCGCCGGAAAAAGCAGCAGGTCAAGGGGGAGTAG
- a CDS encoding hydrogenase maturation nickel metallochaperone HypA: MHEVSLAQGILDVVRRHAEASDSQGSIRRIKLRIGAYTQVDVQALLTAFQAVAAQTPAALAELLVERVPVRLHCRECGRETEIQGRGLVCAHCSSMAVDMLSGREMQVEYLEVD, encoded by the coding sequence ATGCACGAAGTCAGTTTGGCTCAAGGAATTTTAGATGTGGTGCGGCGTCATGCCGAGGCTTCCGACAGTCAAGGAAGCATTCGCCGGATTAAGCTACGCATCGGAGCCTATACGCAGGTGGATGTGCAGGCGCTTTTGACGGCGTTTCAAGCGGTGGCGGCGCAGACGCCGGCAGCGCTTGCGGAATTATTGGTGGAACGCGTGCCCGTTCGGCTGCACTGCCGAGAGTGCGGTAGAGAAACTGAAATTCAAGGACGTGGGCTTGTATGCGCTCATTGTTCTTCTATGGCGGTGGATATGTTGAGCGGCCGGGAAATGCAAGTGGAATATCTGGAGGTGGATTGA
- a CDS encoding helicase-related protein has protein sequence MSVKEMQALKKGYFVKESGNVLGTGKIKEIRAGSVVVEFFSSPVSRQDVEIPFESLRPLGRLQPKTRCFVYIEALGRWYAGRVEQFDAASGEYQVKFPEGTLPGNMRMLPVPTEDVYVRWNRPLADAVSMLAETLQETAFLRETRASFVRGLLEQRATTRGVTGLLSAKVQVVPEQVEAVWELVSGVSQRRVLAAPPGWGKTMAAGAVVRQFLLDDPAGKVLLVVPPLRVSFWEEMLRKHFYLQPSDLRLKLIAADRAVTAKDFVLKQRPSLIVFDDAQLVAADGLAKDEAAQRRYRFYVAAAQQAERVLLTTSLPSQEQEALYWAMFHLVDRDAYPLEQLAEAASLWGKKAEPRLLEVGGSELPFGRQAGKLKVLQVAGNAAEELEETLEQWRLLMKKAMECDADLAQHRQLVEVLYLALAECAGSSYKLLKELVGCRLGRQTPAQLEEELPKTWLHLCRKMPLLEGEEALLQRLDALTPGAAEAEPRLASLAAYIKTLPKTRKVVVFTRFAATCQMVTEELSRLLGAKAVAQVHRAQTVREVYEAQVQFRDEASCCVLVLDPRGEEYCDLGHAQVVVHFDLPFDLRRLERRMSRVERRNRTEALQTVAVLGSGGDYSLANVWCEVLEEELSFFRQSLHGVDGWARKVATPVVRKALLEGGYEGLLNEAETLETAFREWETSRPAKPAVAGWGEMALAYDNNSDGQRQAFEPWIAMALGLGRQGPRYTATSETVLMPFDWLSRMQEDLQRPLPYDRNESLQIPEAAVVRSGQSFLDTVARYLDWDDRGQTFAFWRPEARWSEEKGDEWVGFCYEYTLEADMKLVKGFLKKLGLPERLWKNLRRRGDGFLAPVTVRLYLDQQGRRVRHPELLEILGQPFSKARDINLIKGRVKQLHEVIGLEDWKDACGKTYEASLTLLEKDAWYQELVPTACEALEKDTAQRAKAWNEAGRTDLAEQEIALSRALAAGMKKPIVRLLAAGCIIVSGRKP, from the coding sequence ATGAGCGTGAAGGAGATGCAGGCGCTAAAAAAGGGGTATTTTGTCAAGGAAAGCGGCAATGTTCTGGGGACAGGGAAAATCAAGGAAATACGAGCAGGCAGTGTGGTGGTGGAATTCTTTTCTTCGCCTGTAAGTCGCCAGGATGTAGAAATCCCTTTTGAGTCGCTTCGTCCATTAGGACGGTTGCAGCCTAAAACGCGTTGCTTTGTATACATAGAAGCGCTGGGGCGTTGGTACGCCGGGCGGGTAGAACAATTTGACGCCGCCAGCGGCGAATATCAAGTGAAATTTCCCGAAGGGACGTTGCCGGGCAATATGCGCATGTTGCCTGTACCGACGGAAGACGTATATGTGCGTTGGAATCGTCCCCTTGCCGATGCAGTCTCTATGCTGGCGGAAACGCTGCAAGAGACGGCCTTTCTACGTGAAACAAGAGCGTCCTTTGTGAGGGGGCTTTTGGAACAGCGGGCGACGACACGGGGCGTTACAGGCCTTTTGTCCGCCAAAGTACAGGTGGTTCCAGAGCAAGTAGAAGCGGTCTGGGAACTTGTCAGTGGTGTTTCGCAGAGACGCGTGTTGGCAGCACCTCCTGGTTGGGGCAAAACGATGGCCGCGGGTGCGGTGGTGCGGCAGTTTTTACTGGATGATCCTGCAGGCAAAGTGCTGTTAGTGGTGCCGCCGTTGCGAGTGTCTTTTTGGGAAGAAATGTTGCGCAAGCATTTTTATTTGCAGCCGAGCGATCTTCGCTTAAAGCTGATTGCCGCTGACCGTGCGGTGACGGCTAAAGATTTTGTACTGAAGCAGCGTCCCAGCTTGATTGTCTTTGACGATGCTCAGCTTGTAGCGGCTGATGGATTAGCCAAAGATGAAGCGGCACAGAGGCGTTATCGTTTTTATGTAGCCGCAGCGCAGCAGGCGGAGCGGGTGCTGTTGACGACATCGTTGCCGTCGCAGGAACAAGAAGCCTTATACTGGGCTATGTTTCACTTGGTGGATCGGGACGCTTACCCGTTGGAACAGTTGGCTGAGGCTGCTTCGCTGTGGGGGAAAAAAGCAGAACCGCGCCTGCTAGAAGTCGGCGGGAGCGAATTGCCTTTCGGGCGACAGGCGGGGAAACTGAAGGTGCTTCAAGTCGCGGGGAACGCGGCGGAAGAGCTTGAAGAAACGCTGGAGCAATGGCGCCTGTTGATGAAAAAGGCTATGGAATGTGACGCTGATCTGGCGCAGCATCGCCAATTGGTGGAGGTACTGTACCTGGCGTTGGCGGAATGTGCCGGCAGTAGTTATAAGCTGCTAAAAGAACTGGTGGGTTGCCGTTTGGGACGGCAGACTCCGGCGCAACTGGAAGAGGAGCTTCCTAAAACCTGGTTGCATTTATGTCGGAAGATGCCGCTTCTGGAGGGAGAAGAAGCTCTCTTGCAGCGTCTTGACGCGTTGACGCCGGGCGCTGCTGAAGCCGAACCGAGGTTAGCTTCGTTGGCTGCCTATATCAAGACGTTGCCGAAGACGCGCAAAGTAGTTGTCTTTACGCGCTTTGCCGCTACTTGCCAGATGGTAACCGAAGAACTGAGCAGGCTTTTGGGGGCTAAAGCGGTGGCCCAGGTGCACCGAGCACAAACCGTTCGCGAGGTATACGAAGCGCAAGTGCAGTTTCGGGACGAGGCGTCCTGCTGCGTATTGGTGCTGGATCCGCGGGGCGAAGAGTATTGTGACTTGGGTCATGCCCAGGTAGTGGTGCATTTTGATCTGCCCTTTGATTTGCGTCGTCTGGAACGGCGCATGTCTCGTGTGGAACGGCGCAATCGCACAGAAGCGTTGCAAACCGTGGCAGTTCTTGGCTCTGGCGGTGATTATTCGCTTGCTAATGTTTGGTGTGAAGTGCTGGAAGAAGAATTGTCGTTTTTCCGCCAGTCTCTTCATGGTGTGGATGGCTGGGCCAGAAAGGTCGCGACGCCGGTGGTGCGTAAGGCGCTTCTTGAGGGTGGCTATGAAGGCCTTTTGAATGAAGCGGAAACCTTAGAAACGGCTTTTCGGGAATGGGAAACTTCACGTCCAGCTAAGCCTGCCGTTGCGGGTTGGGGCGAAATGGCTTTGGCCTATGACAATAACAGCGACGGACAGCGCCAAGCGTTTGAGCCCTGGATTGCCATGGCTTTGGGGTTGGGGCGCCAAGGCCCCCGCTATACGGCGACAAGCGAAACCGTGCTGATGCCTTTTGATTGGCTTAGCCGCATGCAAGAAGATTTGCAAAGGCCGCTGCCGTATGACCGAAACGAGTCGCTGCAGATTCCGGAGGCGGCGGTGGTTCGTTCGGGGCAGTCTTTTCTGGATACGGTAGCGCGCTATTTGGATTGGGATGACCGTGGGCAAACCTTTGCTTTTTGGCGCCCGGAGGCGCGTTGGAGCGAAGAAAAAGGCGACGAATGGGTTGGCTTTTGCTATGAATACACGCTGGAAGCCGATATGAAACTTGTTAAAGGGTTTTTAAAGAAGCTGGGCCTGCCGGAGCGGTTGTGGAAAAATTTGCGCCGCCGTGGAGATGGCTTTTTGGCGCCAGTGACGGTACGGTTGTATTTAGATCAACAAGGACGGCGCGTGCGTCATCCGGAACTTTTAGAAATTTTGGGACAGCCTTTCAGCAAGGCCCGAGATATTAACTTGATCAAGGGGCGGGTTAAACAGCTTCATGAAGTAATCGGCCTTGAAGACTGGAAAGATGCCTGTGGCAAAACCTATGAAGCTTCGTTAACATTGCTGGAGAAGGATGCGTGGTACCAGGAATTGGTGCCGACTGCTTGTGAAGCGCTGGAAAAAGATACAGCGCAGCGAGCCAAGGCCTGGAATGAAGCCGGACGAACCGACTTGGCGGAACAGGAAATTGCTCTTTCTCGGGCGCTGGCAGCGGGTATGAAGAAACCGATCGTGCGCCTATTGGCGGCGGGCTGTATTATTGTTTCCGGCCGCAAGCCTTAA
- the lexA gene encoding transcriptional repressor LexA yields MPRKRTGDKPAEILSFIRERLRTNGYPPSIREIGSAVGLSSSSTVHGYLNRLEEDGLIRRDPTKPRAIELVSESPWRQKEMIPVPLVGRVTAGLPILAEENIEDTFPLPASLLGRGNEDLFMLTVSGESMIKVGIHDGDFLLVRPSDSAKNGDIVVALVDGEEATVKRFWKDGKQILLKPENDAMEPIRPEHVDILGHVVGLFRKF; encoded by the coding sequence ATGCCACGCAAGCGCACCGGCGACAAGCCGGCTGAAATTCTCAGTTTCATCCGCGAACGGCTGCGGACCAACGGCTATCCCCCCTCCATAAGAGAGATCGGCTCTGCCGTCGGACTCAGCTCCAGTTCCACGGTACATGGCTACTTAAATCGTCTGGAAGAAGACGGCCTCATTCGGAGGGATCCTACCAAGCCCAGAGCCATTGAGCTTGTTTCAGAATCTCCTTGGCGTCAAAAAGAGATGATCCCCGTCCCTCTGGTAGGCCGCGTTACCGCAGGTTTGCCGATTCTAGCAGAAGAAAACATTGAAGATACGTTCCCCTTGCCGGCCTCCTTATTAGGCCGAGGCAACGAAGATCTGTTCATGCTCACCGTCAGCGGTGAAAGCATGATCAAGGTCGGCATCCACGACGGCGATTTCTTACTCGTCCGCCCTAGCGACAGCGCTAAAAACGGCGACATTGTCGTAGCGTTAGTCGACGGTGAGGAAGCCACGGTTAAGCGTTTCTGGAAAGATGGCAAGCAAATTCTGCTCAAACCGGAAAATGACGCAATGGAACCCATCCGCCCAGAGCATGTGGACATTCTCGGCCATGTAGTCGGCCTGTTCCGTAAGTTCTGA
- a CDS encoding penicillin-binding transpeptidase domain-containing protein: protein MVERERRYRRPGTQGGSNQTIGGPPQRPGKKSLQLRLAVCLLLLFLLLAVAAGRVAWIQVVQGGDMREKAMAQLEVSRDMQSPRGSICDRNGNELAVSVVTKSLYANPDELRKNQADVDSIVGGLAPLLGIDPKEMKEDLLLPERKFVWLKRRMDAPVAAQAAAFIKQYQLPGFGFLEENKRYYPNETLAAQLLGFVGSDDQGLEGLEAKLDTVLKGSKRKQNVFTDNQGRPIFQSVFSLKSPEEGRKVLLTIDQNIQFIVEQSLDKAMVATGSAAATAIIMDPKTGDVLAMVSRPTYNPNQFWKGGPGEWRNRAVANVYEPGSTFKSIVVAAALNEGTVHPGQWFQDNGTIEVSGRRIQNWSGEAYGAVPLEDIIKQSLNTGFVQIGLGLGGERLTRYARDFGFGRPTGIDLAGEEEGILFEPKDMRDSDIATMAIGQSIAVTPLQLVTAVSALANDGVLLKPHIIKEVQNGDGSVQQAYATEVVRRVIRSDTAQTLKGLLEKVVSEGGGSKAAVKGYRIAGKTGTAEKLREDGGGYYQGRYIASFAGFAPVEDPRIAVLVVLDDPRGIYYGGQIAAPVASEIFSQIFRYLNILPSGVLLPEEKKKQAPTSQPMKPPAAPLPPLPAGQVRMPNLQGKTMRQAAGELHKAGLLFRPVGGGLVVSQEVPPGTPVPIGSEIGVSFSEN, encoded by the coding sequence ATGGTAGAACGTGAACGAAGATATAGAAGGCCCGGAACGCAAGGCGGTTCTAATCAAACAATCGGCGGGCCGCCGCAGCGGCCTGGGAAAAAGTCGTTGCAACTGCGTTTGGCGGTATGCTTGCTATTGCTGTTTCTGCTGCTGGCAGTGGCGGCAGGGCGCGTAGCCTGGATTCAGGTAGTCCAAGGCGGCGATATGCGGGAAAAAGCGATGGCTCAGTTGGAGGTCAGCCGCGACATGCAGTCGCCGCGCGGCTCGATTTGTGATCGTAACGGCAATGAACTGGCGGTTAGTGTAGTGACGAAATCGCTATATGCCAATCCAGATGAATTACGCAAAAACCAAGCTGACGTTGACAGCATCGTTGGCGGTTTGGCACCTCTTTTGGGTATTGACCCCAAAGAAATGAAAGAGGATTTATTGCTGCCGGAACGCAAGTTCGTTTGGCTAAAGCGGCGTATGGATGCACCAGTAGCCGCTCAGGCGGCAGCGTTTATCAAACAGTATCAATTGCCTGGCTTTGGGTTTTTAGAAGAAAATAAACGTTATTATCCTAATGAAACGCTGGCGGCCCAGCTATTGGGTTTTGTGGGCAGCGACGATCAGGGCTTAGAGGGTTTGGAAGCTAAGCTGGATACTGTGCTGAAAGGCAGTAAACGGAAACAGAATGTCTTTACAGACAATCAAGGGCGTCCTATTTTTCAATCGGTGTTTTCCTTGAAATCGCCGGAAGAAGGCCGCAAAGTGCTGTTGACCATTGACCAAAACATCCAGTTCATTGTGGAACAGAGCTTGGATAAGGCAATGGTGGCCACTGGATCTGCCGCAGCTACCGCTATTATTATGGACCCCAAGACAGGCGATGTGTTGGCCATGGTCAGTCGGCCTACGTACAACCCAAACCAATTTTGGAAAGGCGGACCGGGAGAATGGCGTAATCGGGCTGTTGCCAACGTATATGAGCCAGGGTCGACCTTTAAAAGCATTGTCGTGGCGGCAGCCTTGAACGAAGGAACTGTACATCCAGGACAGTGGTTTCAGGATAATGGCACTATAGAAGTATCTGGGCGGCGCATCCAAAACTGGAGCGGTGAAGCATACGGGGCGGTTCCGCTCGAAGATATCATTAAGCAATCATTGAATACTGGTTTTGTGCAGATCGGCCTAGGCCTTGGCGGCGAACGGCTGACACGTTATGCTAGGGACTTTGGTTTTGGACGCCCTACGGGTATTGATTTGGCTGGTGAAGAAGAAGGGATTTTGTTTGAACCAAAAGATATGCGCGACTCTGATATTGCTACCATGGCCATCGGTCAAAGTATTGCGGTAACACCGCTGCAGTTGGTGACGGCCGTAAGCGCGTTGGCTAATGACGGCGTCTTGTTGAAACCGCATATCATCAAAGAGGTGCAAAATGGCGATGGCTCGGTGCAGCAAGCCTATGCTACGGAAGTAGTACGCCGAGTGATTCGCTCTGACACGGCTCAGACACTTAAAGGCCTTTTGGAAAAAGTCGTTTCCGAAGGCGGCGGTAGCAAAGCCGCTGTTAAGGGTTACCGCATTGCCGGTAAAACAGGGACGGCGGAAAAATTGCGTGAAGACGGCGGCGGCTATTATCAAGGGCGCTATATCGCTTCTTTCGCGGGCTTTGCTCCGGTCGAAGACCCGCGCATAGCGGTTCTGGTAGTGCTAGACGATCCCCGAGGCATTTATTATGGCGGGCAGATTGCCGCACCGGTGGCCAGTGAAATTTTTAGCCAAATTTTTCGCTATTTAAATATTTTGCCTAGTGGCGTATTGCTGCCGGAAGAAAAGAAAAAACAAGCCCCAACGTCCCAGCCGATGAAGCCGCCGGCAGCTCCGTTACCCCCGCTGCCAGCAGGGCAGGTGCGCATGCCGAATTTGCAGGGGAAAACGATGCGTCAAGCGGCAGGGGAACTGCATAAAGCAGGGTTGCTTTTCCGGCCGGTTGGAGGCGGGCTGGTGGTTAGTCAGGAAGTACCGCCGGGTACGCCGGTACCTATAGGTAGCGAGATTGGCGTTTCCTTCAGCGAAAATTGA
- a CDS encoding FHA domain-containing protein → MEESDYFQLVFYGSSVTFISAYFFQSWLLYRLSLKFNLEADWVPHLLPGYALVLLCRQLELSPWLALGLFLPISYLFFAPYLFYRLAKVLHKRPHWLWSLGLTLLPPLFVFPALDDSLPGEELQPRQTLDAQPEEIFTTTSASAPEPSSLEALSSSLAPTFAQVKAPELPFSIQVQLLLPDNQEAPWLLPLEGLALGRDPQNVQILLDDLQVSKVHARLLPNLGEGSPILLEDLASKNGTYYQRPSSQHWYKAVPHLKVLLPFKSKIRIGESVFLLLPGHPPALITDQAAAPTEK, encoded by the coding sequence ATGGAAGAAAGCGATTATTTCCAGCTGGTATTTTATGGTTCCTCCGTTACTTTTATTAGCGCTTATTTTTTTCAATCTTGGTTGTTATACCGTTTGTCCTTAAAATTCAATCTGGAAGCAGACTGGGTGCCGCACCTGCTGCCAGGCTACGCCCTGGTACTTCTTTGCCGTCAGTTGGAGCTGTCTCCCTGGCTGGCGCTAGGCTTGTTTCTGCCCATAAGCTATCTCTTTTTCGCGCCCTATCTCTTCTACCGTTTGGCCAAGGTGCTGCATAAGCGCCCGCATTGGCTTTGGTCCCTGGGGCTGACTCTTTTACCGCCGCTTTTTGTCTTTCCAGCTTTAGATGATTCACTGCCGGGTGAAGAGCTGCAGCCGCGACAAACGCTTGATGCCCAACCAGAAGAGATATTCACAACAACGTCTGCTTCTGCACCGGAGCCTTCCTCCTTGGAGGCACTCAGCAGCTCCTTGGCCCCCACTTTTGCACAGGTCAAAGCTCCTGAACTGCCATTTTCCATTCAAGTACAGCTTTTATTGCCGGACAATCAAGAAGCGCCCTGGCTGTTACCCTTGGAGGGACTAGCTTTGGGACGGGATCCTCAAAACGTCCAGATACTTCTGGACGATCTTCAGGTCTCTAAAGTGCACGCCCGCCTCTTGCCCAACTTGGGGGAAGGTTCGCCGATACTTCTGGAAGACTTAGCCTCCAAAAACGGCACGTACTACCAGCGCCCCTCGAGCCAACATTGGTATAAAGCCGTACCTCACTTAAAGGTTTTGCTTCCTTTCAAAAGCAAAATACGCATCGGCGAAAGCGTTTTTTTGCTGCTTCCAGGACACCCCCCCGCCTTAATTACAGACCAAGCGGCAGCGCCAACAGAAAAATAA